A single window of Aspergillus oryzae RIB40 DNA, chromosome 8 DNA harbors:
- a CDS encoding Hsp20/alpha crystallin family protein (predicted protein) — protein MGCASISGVIESRSCVMIQTSSSSPHTNTAISTGIHIAKMVYRSNLNTVARRIPSLIAITSKPRVQPCVVATQGRLPKARAMTLMPQFHRGPSTIKRLLDDYDRYLSGHTLDPHPRAYAPTFDMRESKDTYQLEGELPGVKQSDVDIEYVDAHTIVIKGHTEHASEVEEGSWWISERSTGDFRRSFSFPSAVDQENTRARLKDGVLLVTIPKVASTWDVKKVKVDE, from the coding sequence ATGGGCTGTGCTTCGATCAGTGGCGTGATTGAAAGTCGCTCTTGTGTCATGATACagacctcatcctcgtcaccTCATACGAATACAGCTATCAGCACCGGTATACATATAGCTAAAATGGTTTATCGTAGCAACCTCAACACAGTCGCCCGTCGTATCCCGAGCCTTATTGCTATCACTTCTAAGCCTCGAGTGCAGCCATGCGTCGTCGCTACGCAAGGGAGGCTTCCGAAGGCCAGAGCGATGACTCTGATGCCCCAGTTCCACCGAGGCCCTTCCACCATAAAACGACTACTGGATGACTACGATCGTTATCTATCAGGGCATACCCTCGACCCTCATCCCCGGGCATACGCACCAACCTTCGACATGCGCGAATCGAAGGATACCTATCAGCTGGAAGGCGAACTTCCTGGCGTGAAGCAAAGCGATGTTGACATCGAGTATGTTGACGCGCACACTATCGTCATAAAAGGGCATACAGAGCATGCGTCTGAAGTTGAGGAAGGTTCTTGGTGGATATCCGAACGGTCCACTGGGGACTTCCGTCGGTCGTTCAGCTTTCCATCCGCCGTGGATCAGGAGAACACTCGTGCTCGGTTGAAGGATGGAGTGCTTTTGGTGACTATTCCGAAGGTGGCCTCTACTtgggatgtgaagaaggtgaaagTGGATGAATAG
- a CDS encoding flavin-containing monooxygenase (flavin-containing monooxygenase), producing the protein MVQPGTSQSSWVDFIKHPFVGTFTFFYLLFQAVLNWFFAPAPPPPASLVNGLPKKRVAVIGAGLTGVSAAAHCVGHGFDVQIFEARSKAKGLGGIWSRVNSTSSLQIHSIMYRFHPSVKYDNAYPTQGEIREQIVDVWKRYGLQKHTAFETPVTSVKQAKDGKWIINDDEEKYGRFDGVVASVGVCGDPKMPPLPDQEQFKGNIYHSSELDGKDVEGKKVLIIGGGASAIEALEFAVQSKAAEIDVLSRSDKWIIPRNVLVQSLLALNIFGMETSFSWIPEWFLHKFFYRDLQDIAPSGGLFTTTPMANSELFDKIREGKARWLRGDIVSVKENGILFNRRARKVPKGGPGHESVVTGDVIIMATGFKRPSLSFLPDDAFEEPYTPPSWYLQVFPPKYPEICANNSTYVDAIGTVGNMHIGIYTRFLLMFLTDPLTQPTEGRMKTWIDFTRFVKQHSPTNAFDFFTYSELIYWFVFVILVNPFRWKWAPFVLFGVGRALPMGVVRQEESFRKQLKQQR; encoded by the exons ATGGTTCAGCCAGGGACGTCACAGTCCTCCTGGGTGGACTTCATCAAACACCCTTTCGTGGGCACCTTCACCTTTTTCTATCTCCTGTTTCAAGCGGTTCTCAACTGGTTCTTTGCTCCTGCCCCTCCGCCACCCGCTTCACTCGTCAATGGCCTTCCCAAGAAGCGAGTGGCTGTCATTGGTGCTGGGTTAACGGGCGTGTCCGCCGCAGCTCACTGTGTTGGTCATGGATTCGACGTGCAGATCTTCGAGGCGCGTTCCAAGGCGAAGGGATTGGGCGGTATCTGGAGT AGGGTGAACTCCACGTCCTCCTTGCAGATTCATAGTATCATGTACCGATTCCATCCGTCGGTGAAATACGATAATGCGTATCCGACGCAGGGAGAGATTCGTGAGCAAATTGTAGACGTGTGGAAGCGCTATGGCCTGCAGAAACATACGGCATTCGAAACCCCCGTGACCTCCGTGAAGCaggccaaggatggcaaATGGATTATcaatgatgacgaagagaaaTACGGCCGCTTTGATGGCGTGGTGGCATCGGTAGGTGTCTGTGGAGACCCGAAGATGCCGCCGTTGCCCGACCAGGAGCAGTTTAAAGGTAATATCTATCACTCGTCGGAACTGGATGGCAAGGATGTCGAAGGGAAAAAGGTGCTCATCATCGGCGGCGGTGCCAGCGCCATTGAGGCCCTGGAGTTTGCGGTTCAGTCAAAAGCGGCGGAAATCGATGTCCTGTCGCGGTCGGATAAGTGGATCATCCCCCGGAACGTGCTGGTGCAGTCCTTGTTGGCGTTGAACATCTTTGGAATGGAGACATCCTTTTCGTGGATCCCGGAATGGTTCCTGCACAAGTTCTTCTATCGGGATTTGCAGGATATTGCACCCTCGGGCGGCCTTTTCACGACAACGCCGATGGCGAACTCGGAGCTCTTCGACAAGATTCGGGAGGGTAAGGCGCGATGGCTGCGCGGCGATATTGTCTCCGTGAAGGAGAACGGGATCCTTTTCAATCGCCGCGCCAGAAAGGTGCCCAAGGGCGGTCCGGGCCATGAGTCGGTCGTCACGGGAGATGTTATTATCATGGCGACCGGCTTTAAGCGTCCGTCACTATCCTTCTTGCCTGACGATGCGTTCGAAGAGCCGTATACTCCACCTAGCTGGTATTTGCAGGTGTTTCCCCCGAAGTACCCCGAGATTTGCGCCAACAATAGCACTTATGTGGACGCTATTGGAACCGTGGGCAATATGCATATTGGCATCTACACGCGCTTTTTGCTCATGTTCTTGACGGATCCCTTGACGCAACCCACGGAGGGTCGCATGAAGACTTGGATCGACTTCACCCGCTTTGTGAAACAACATTCCCCGACCAACGCATTCGACTTCTTCACGTACTCCGAATTGATCTACTGGTTTGTGTTTGTGATCCTGGTCAACCCATTCCGGTGGAAGTGGGCACCGTTCGTGCTGTTCGGTGTTGGCCGAGCGCTCCCAATGGGGGTGGTCAGGCAAGAAGAGTCGTTCCGCAAGCAGTTGAAGCAACAGCGCTAA
- a CDS encoding uncharacterized protein (predicted protein), with product MAMQGAPVLDKFLSGISEIIGNRDGSKLQDFLQIEPPLSDIYRQMVEELRQQYPNGPKEADLLRRCEGLVPRTRNGSSWTAFPTFMKLYFTFLRDVNVDNLLETYNLLKGLVNQYGVIVLPTVLYLSKVLAKLAMGLDRRPELIAHLLRMEGRSDQDESIEKVTLVEKSANVVREAFIKCLTDRSGTPGVHGKPEGKRVGIYLMANLCLKLLFQVRSRLRPLRPLLGTDADDSSAGNSEMQNRCFLVSAPSPRR from the exons ATGGCCATGCAAGGCGCTCCGGTCCTTGACAAATTCTTGTCGGGGATCTCAGAGATTATTGGGAATCGCGACGGCTCGAAGCTCCAAGATTTCCTACAAATCGAACCTCCGTTGTCCGACATTTACCGACAGATGGTCGAGGAGTTACGGCAGCAATATCCCAATGGACCGAAAGAGGCTGATCTCCTGCGCCGATGCGAAGGGCTCGTCCCGCGCACCAGGAATGGCAGCTCATGGACCGCGTTTCCGACCTTCATGAAGCTGTATTTCACATTTCTCCGCGACGTGAACGTCGACAACCTGCTCGAAACCTACAACCTGCTGAAAGGGCTGGTGAA TCAATACGGTGTGATCGTGCTACCCACCGTCCTGTACCTTTCCAAAGTCCTCGCGAAGCTGGCCATGGGCCTCGATCGCCGCCCCGAATTGATCGCACATTTGTTGAGAATGGAGGGTCGCTCTGATCAGGACGAGAGCATTGAGAAAGTGACATTAGTCGAGAAATCCGCGAATGTCGTCCGGGAAGCGTTCATCAAGTGCCTCACGGATCGCAGCGGAACCCCGGGGGTTCATGGCAAGCCCGAGGGCAAGCGGGTGGGCATCTATCTCATGGCCAACCTGTGCCTGAAGTTGCTTTTCCAGGTACGGTCCAGATTGAGACCTCTTCGACCGCTCCTAGGAACTGACGCAGATGACTCCAGTGCGGGAAACTCCGAAATGCAGAACAGATGTTTTCTAGTATCAGCGCCCAGTCCCCGCCGCTGA
- a CDS encoding uncharacterized protein (predicted protein), which translates to MGRFPSLELLQRPESEGLADKFVPICRLIVRGDYIAFREHLALDSPATEWFAQKGILLALRNRCEIIVWRALARKVFIHGGFHGEPQGSAQRGPPPFLYLHKLETAVRWLQSQHAQSLHGSLGFDPSGQNRDAQAGQNEFGSQLVYKLPDHDFAGVDEVDGPESKPDPELLSKYEDFLTPDGCFDDMGQWQSNPPGVLVDGQPDADYSQYELDPYTHRVELDSETEQGKPTPMMRELESILASLLTQGLMRGYLTHKNPRFAIPGARLRGALPTGFPNVWQTISARESEDDRVPGWVQPPPPVAGGSLAAAGGGRVVNLSGARPVGVQ; encoded by the coding sequence ATGGGTCGCTTTCCTTCATTAGAGTTGCTACAACGGCCGGAATCAGAGGGGTTAGCCGACAAATTTGTTCCGATCTGTCGACTCATCGTTCGCGGCGATTACATTGCCTTCCGAGAGCATCTTGCGCTGGACTCACCGGCCACGGAATGGTTTGCACAGAAGGGCATTCTCCTTGCCCTGCGCAATCGGTGCGAAATCATCGTATGGCGTGCGCTTGCGCGAAAAGTATTCATCCACGGCGGCTTTCATGGGGAACCCCAAGGCTCCGCCCAGCGCGGacctcctcctttcctgtACCTCCACAAACTCGAAACTGCAGTGCGATGGCTCCAATCACAACATGCGCAGTCCTTGCATGGCTCTCTCGGCTTTGATCCGTCCGGTCAAAACCGTGACGCACAGGCCGGGCAGAACGAGTTCGGATCGCAACTGGTGTATAAACTACCCGATCACGATTTCGCGGGAGTTGACGAGGTTGACGGTCCGGAGTCCAAGCCTGACCCAGAATTATTGTCCAAATATGAAGACTTTCTCACGCCGGACGGATGTTTTGACGACATGGGACAGTGGCAGTCCAATCCACCAGGAGTCTTGGTGGACGGACAGCCCGACGCCGACTACTCTCAATATGAACTAGATCCATACACCCACCGGGTCGAGTTAGACTCAGAAACTGAGCAAGGAAAGCCAACGCCCATGATGCGAGAGCTTGAATCCATCCTAGCGTCTCTCCTCACCCAGGGACTAATGCGCGGCTACTTAACCCACAAGAACCCTCGGTTCGCCATTCCCGGTGCACGCCTGCGTGGCGCCTTGCCGACCGGCTTTCCGAATGTCTGGCAGACTATCTCCGCCCGCGAATCGGAGGATGACCGGGTCCCTGGTTGGGTCCAACCTCCGCCGCCCGTGGCTGGTGGTAGTCTGGCAGCGGCCGGCGGAGGTCGCGTCGTGAACCTGTCGGGGGCACGGCCAGTGGGCGTGCAGTAA